In Pelodictyon luteolum DSM 273, the genomic stretch TCTTTCCAGTGTGATTCCGCTATCGGGGCCGACAGGTATCAGAAACCGGCTGACGAAATATGCGTCGAGGGCGGCATTGAGTCCTATTACACGCAATACAATTTCAACAGGACCCGTGAGGAGGGCACTATCCCGGATGGCAGCGGGTACTATCTCTTTTCGCTTCCTCTTACCCTCGAAGCGCGTCACTACCTCAGTGATGCCATCTACCTTGCTCCCTACGCCAGGGCGAGCATAACCTATGATTTTGCTGACAAGCCGCTGAACAGGAGTTACTGGAACAATAATCAGGTCTTTGCCGGCAGCTTGAAGCTCACGACCCAGCATTCATTCATGAACAGGTCGGATGAGTATGTCGGCGGCATCAGTGCCTCGCTGTTTTCGCAATACGAGGTGATGACTTCATCCTTCGACCGGTCGAAAGATCGGGTTCCCGCCGGTATAGAGCGCCAGAACGTCAAGAGCGGCCTCTCCTTCTGGTTTTCAACCCAGAAACCGCTTAACCCGAAATTCCGGGTCTGGACGGAAAGCTGGGGTGAGCTGGCATGGCATACTGCGGCCTTCAGTGATGAGGGAGAGGACGATTTTCTGATTGGATCCCTCTCATCGAAGATCGGCACCGGCGTCAATATCGCCCATGCTTCCTTTGAACCCTATGTCACGGTCGACCTGGTAAATGATTTCCTGGACAGGGATTGGAACAGGGCTTCCTGGTTCAACAACGTGCAGTACGGACCCGGTGCAAGGCTGGTGCTTGACCATTACCTGCCGGGAAATGTCTCGATCTATATGGAGTACCTGTTCGTCAGCTACTTTGACACCCCGCAGGATCAGGACCATGACATCAAGGCCGGGATTTCCTGCTGGATTCCGATTTTCTGAAAGCAATGAACAACCTGCTCTTAGGAGGCACAATGATCGAGACTGCATCAATCCATCTTTCAGGGCCGCTCTCTGAAGCTTCGCCCTTCAGACTCAGGCATCCGGGAGCCGTCATTCTATCCGCGATCATCTCACTGCTGGTTTCCATGGGAATCTGGAGTTTCATGCCCGGGTGGGTCGACTCGCTCAATGTTCTCATCTGGGGTAATCCGACCCGGTCATTTCCCGTATGGATGCATCAGGTGCTCGACATGTTCTTCCTGATCTATCTTGCGGGGTCGCTCTTTCCGTTCCTCTTTTTCATCGGCCTTACCATGCTGCCCGAAAGGAGGATTGCAGGCAATACCTCGCTTCCGTTCGTATCGGTCATCATTCCCTCCTTCAATGAGGAGGACAGCATTGCCCAGTGCATAGAGTCGGCTCTGGCTCTCGATTACCCGGCATACGAGATCATCATCGTTGATGACGGCTCGCGGGACCTCACCCTGCCAATCATCGAGCGATATGATGTTTCCGTTATACGGCTGCGCACCAACAGGGGAAAGGTTGAGGCGCTGAACCGGGGAATTGAAAAGGCAAAGGGTGAAATCATCTTTTTTACTGATTCCGATTCATCGCTTGATCCGAAGGTTCTCCGCTACCTTGTGGCAGGCTTCAGTGATGACACTGTCGGTGCGGTTGCCGGGATGGTGCTGCCGAAGCGGCACAACAGTTACCTCCTCAGGATGCAGACCATCGAGTATATCTATGGCCAGAGCATCATCAAGAAGGCGCAGCTGAAGTCGGGCGGCGCAGTGAGCATATGCCCGGGCCCTGCCACCGCTTTCCGGCGCAGCGTACTGCTTGAGACTGGCGGGTACAGGAACAGGACTCTGGCTGAGGATTTCGACATAACGCTTGAAATGATGGAGTTGGGCTACCGTGCTGTCTACGAGCCGAGAGCCGTTTCATATACGTCGGCGATGACTGGCTGGAAGGGCCTCCGCAAGCAGCGCATACGCTGGTCAAGGGGCCATCTCCAGGTTTACCGTGAGCACCGGGGGATGATGTTTTCGGACATCGGCGGTCCCATCAGCCTGTTCTGGATGCCATGGTCGCTGTTCATCGGATATGGAAGTGCATTTCTGGAAATGGCTTTTCTCGGCGTCTATCCGCTGCTCGTCATCATTTCCTCGATGCCGCTCCTGTTCCTGAAGCTTGGGCTGTCATACATGGTGATCCTGGAGTGCATCAGCGCAATGCAGGGCATCATACCCCTCATGCAGGCACGCAGGCTGACCCCGTCTCTCGCTCTTGCTTCATTTACAACGCAGCCCTATCGCATTGTCCTGAGCTATATGCGCATTGTCGCCTATACCCACGAAATGCAGGAACGCAGCAATACCTGGTAACAAACCGCAATCATTCAACCCTTGGAGCCTATCATGAAGAGCCTCATTCTGACGGCATGCATCCTTGTGTCACTGTTTGCATCATTGACAGCCTCTGCATCAAAGCCGGTGCCTGCTCCCGTGCTTCTCACGCTCGATACAGAGCTCGATGGTGATGTTCTGGCACTCAATACGCTTGGCATTGATGTGCCTGCAACATATTTCATAACAGGGAAATTTGCTGTGGCATATCCGGAACTTGTCGCCAAGCTTGCAGCGGCAGGCAACACCATCGGGTCACATTCCCATGCCCACCCGCATCTTCCGGCTCTTTCACAGGACTCTCTGGAGCATGAAATCCGCATATCAAAGACGATCCTGGAATCGGTGACCAAAAAGCCCGTTGTCTGGTTTCGTTCGCCCTATATGGAATACGACCTCCGCGCAATGAAAGCACTCAAGGCACAGGGATTCCTGTATGACAGCTCGGATTCAGAGCACTGGGAGGAACAGTCTGTGCTGGCTGAGCTGCCGATTTCCGACATACGCCGCGGAGCCATGCTTGCTTCTGATTACGACCTGATCATCGAGCAGCATATGAAGGAAAATGAGTTTGAGGATGCCTTAAAGGAGCTGTACCGGACGAAGAGCATCCTTGGCCAGCCGGCAGTCATTCTGCTGCATCCGAAAAATGCTGCCATCTATCCAAAAGCGCTTCAGAATTTCATCGGTTTCGTGAAAAATGAAGGCGGACGGTTCGTAACTGCCGATCAGTATGTCGCAGAAATGCAGGCTCATAAGCCAAGCCGTTACGCTCTTTGGGTTGATTTCAGCGAGGGCGGAATGCCCTCACCTGAATACATTGCCGCGAATCTGGCCAGGACATCGGTCACCGACGTGTTTCTTATGGCAAAGGAT encodes the following:
- a CDS encoding glycosyltransferase, translated to MNNLLLGGTMIETASIHLSGPLSEASPFRLRHPGAVILSAIISLLVSMGIWSFMPGWVDSLNVLIWGNPTRSFPVWMHQVLDMFFLIYLAGSLFPFLFFIGLTMLPERRIAGNTSLPFVSVIIPSFNEEDSIAQCIESALALDYPAYEIIIVDDGSRDLTLPIIERYDVSVIRLRTNRGKVEALNRGIEKAKGEIIFFTDSDSSLDPKVLRYLVAGFSDDTVGAVAGMVLPKRHNSYLLRMQTIEYIYGQSIIKKAQLKSGGAVSICPGPATAFRRSVLLETGGYRNRTLAEDFDITLEMMELGYRAVYEPRAVSYTSAMTGWKGLRKQRIRWSRGHLQVYREHRGMMFSDIGGPISLFWMPWSLFIGYGSAFLEMAFLGVYPLLVIISSMPLLFLKLGLSYMVILECISAMQGIIPLMQARRLTPSLALASFTTQPYRIVLSYMRIVAYTHEMQERSNTW